The DNA region AGATAAGTGTGGGCAAATGATATCTAGACAAGGGAAGTTGATGAGATCCGGACAGCcctactgtattgttttttttttttaaatttttttttttttaaattgaaccacaaaaacatggcatgatTGTCAACTAAGAAGCGAATTgctacaaagagaggaaacgggCGCTATAATACAGGTGAAAGTGAGGATATTTTGAGActgttggcaatgatcgatCGCCCCATTCACTGACTTCACCCTTGCTTTTTGGCGACAGAGACTTATTTTTCCCTCCCGCTCTCAGGCAATCTCTTTAAAGCATCCATGGCACACGTTCTCTTTCTGATCCGGCCTCAACCGTTCCTGGCTCTCCTGGGGAGGAGGAAAATGTCACTAGACTTTGGGGCGCGCGAGGTGTTTGCGGCGGCGCTGGAGGCTGTGCAGCCGGACATCGCCATCCGGCAGAATTTGGAGCGCCATGGCAACTCCTTGGTTTGCGGCGGTCGCAAGTTCCCGCTGAAAAACAATGTGCACATGGTGGGCTTTGGCAAAGCAGTGCTGGGCATGGCCACCGAGGCCGAGAGGATTGTGGGAGACCACTTGGTGGGGGGGGTCATCAGCGTGCCGCATGGCATTCAGCAGGCATTACGGCAGCATGGCAAACAGTAAGCAAAAGAAACAATATGGAAAAgttattgatattattattattaatactagAAGTTTGATTTTACAAGAAATATTGGTCATATTAAGATAAAGTTGGaagattacaagaaaaaagttacattttataataataaagtcaCAAGGCTGTgacaaaaaagtcagaattttatttgaataatgtTGGAAGATTACAGGTAAATTTGTGAGGATTAAGATTTTACACGAATAATGCTAGAATATTAAAATCGCAATTTCAgaattttctgaaatgtaatattgcaaaataaaaaagtcatctTTCCACGagaatattaatttaaaaactattagattaaaaataaaaagttgtaatcttgtTAGTCATAATTTTGTGATGAAGtcatattacgagaataaagctgtcatattacaagaaaaaaagtggtattttACTCGGGGAATTTGTGGAAAAAGTCGGAAGATAaggaaaaagtaataatttggTGAAAATTGTTTTTCGTAATATAGTCTTGAGGTATTGCTTGTAAGGAGTCAGAATTTAACGAGAATATTATGATAAGATTACGAGAATTAAGGTGTAaggttaaaaaatattataagaTTACAATTAAATAATCTTCATTTTAAGGAAAATAAGTTGTAATACTATGGTAACAAAAGTTGTAGTTTTGTGATGAAAGTCATATTAGGAGAAAGAAGTCAATTTTAGGAGAATTGGTCTGTAAGGCCAGAAAGAAGTCTTAAATGTCTGAGAAAAATGGCAAATTTTAcaagggaaacatttttaattttggaactttgatatgttgtaatattgctTGAAAGAAGTCTGAGCTTTACGAGAATATCAGTTTACGAGTGAAACTTAATTTGGGGAGAATTAAGTATAATATTGTGAGAAGTCAtaattttgtaataataatgtgaCGAGAACAAAGTCATACTTTTATGTGCATTAAGTCGTATTACAGagataatttgtaaaaaaaaaaaaaaaaaaaaaaaaaaaaaaaagacaatttacgATATTAGTTTATGTTTAAACAATTTGAGTAAAAGTATCCCTGTGGCAATTAATCATATTACAAGAAAGAAGTAAGTAGTAGTAAAAGAAGTAATGTTATgcctcataataataataaaaaaaaaacatagttaCATGAGAATAAAATCTTTCAGGAAAGTTTTacgattataaaaaatagaaaataaatttcCATGAAATTATTCATAAAATGTTCCAAACATTCCCAAAGATGCTCACTTAGTCTTCAGTTTGACACAATGATGAAAGATagtgtttttattacttttttttttcttgactgtcaACATTGACACCACTGTGGAGGCACCCCGACTAATGATGACATTTGTCTCTGCAGCCACCTGCTTTTAAAGGAAAGCAGTTTCATCCAAGTCTTGGAGGGCGCACAACACAACCTGCCCGACGCCGACTCCCAGAAGGCAGCAGAATGTATCGCTCGGCTAGCAAGCGCATTGACAGAGAAAGACCTGCTTCTCGTGCTGATTTCAGGTACACTTTAGGTATTTTGTACAGTATAGCCCTGAACACCATCCAATATAAGAACCCTTTGTGTGATCGCCACTGTTGATGAAACATCCAGGTGGGGGCTCGGCGTTGCTACCCGCACCCATCCCGCCAATAACCCTGCAAGAGAAACTGGACGTCACCCGCAAACTGGCGGCCGGCGGCGCCACCATTCAGGAGCTTAACACGGTCAGACGCGCCTTGTCCGTGTTAAAGGGCGGAGGACTTGCACAGTGCGCTCACCCGGCTCAGGTAATTTACGCTTTTACTTTTTGTTGAATTTCCCTGTGATGGAttataatttgtaaaataaattatatcaaaaatttccatccatccattttctgagccgcttatcctcactagggtcgcgggagtgctggagcctatcccagctatcttcgggcagaaggcggggggtacaccctgaactggttgccagccaatcgcagggcacatagaaacaaacaaccattcgctaaattatgttttaatcACTCATTGCAGCGTCCTGCTTTCAGGCTTTGTACATACACATAAAAACATTCTCTATTCAAACCATTGGCATGGTCCAATGGAAAGCATGACTCTCAAAATATTGAGTTTGTTATAGccaagccaaagaaaaatatttttttatataaacacaGGAGAAGAAATTTTGGGAGAGACTGTACCTGCTTTTCATTTTAGTGAGTTTTCTTTTCATCCAAAAACAAGGATGTGGTTGATAtgagttgtttttcattttattgtgatttttctttttatttaaaagctttttttaatacagtacaaaatgttttCTACATTAAAACGGAAAAAGTAGAGGTACATTTTCATATtagtgttttttcattttagaaaagaaatacagtatagaacataatttatttatttattttaaaaacaaaaaatatgaagcTATGTGATTTTGCTTTTACTGTCTTCACCTGTGttttagatttaaaaatgagatacatgcttttcatttttgatagtcttttctttttatgtaaaaactgaaaacacaaattatatactgtataaaagggaatttattttttcatggacGAGTCTTCAGTGTGCACTCTTTACAGGTGGTGGCGCTGATACTGTCGGACGTGATCGGCGATCCACTGGACCTGATAGCGAGCGGCCCCACAGTGCAGGGTCCAGTGTGTCGTGAAGAGGTGCTGGTGGTCCTCGAGCGCTACGGGTTGCTGGACTCTGTACCTCCTTCTGTGAAGGACGTGTTGGGGAAACTTCGTCCGGGAGAAGAAGTTGAAATGAACAAGGCGGGGCACGTTCTCAATACCGTAATTGGTTCCAACAGCATTGCTCTCCAGCACGCGGGCCGCCGGGCGCTCGAGCTTGGTTTCTGTCCAATTGTGCTATCACCAGGAGTGTGCGGTGACGTGAGGTCAGTGTCTCGTCTTTACGGCCTCCTGGCCCGCTTTGCCTTATCTCATGGGGAAACGCCGTCTGAGCTTGGCAAAGAGGTGCTGAAGCTGGGGCCGGAGGTGGGCGTGGAAAGTAGGGACCTTCGTCTCGCCATGCAGAGTTTGGAGCAGGCCCGTTCACAGGGACGGGGCGCCGTGTGCGTGCTGGCGGGGGGTGAGCCCACCGTGGAGCTGACGGGTAATGGCCGTGGGGGTCGCAACCAGGAGCTG from Phycodurus eques isolate BA_2022a chromosome 10, UOR_Pequ_1.1, whole genome shotgun sequence includes:
- the glyctk gene encoding glycerate kinase; protein product: MCASAGGGNGVGNLFKASMAHVLFLIRPQPFLALLGRRKMSLDFGAREVFAAALEAVQPDIAIRQNLERHGNSLVCGGRKFPLKNNVHMVGFGKAVLGMATEAERIVGDHLVGGVISVPHGIQQALRQHGKHHLLLKESSFIQVLEGAQHNLPDADSQKAAECIARLASALTEKDLLLVLISGGGSALLPAPIPPITLQEKLDVTRKLAAGGATIQELNTVRRALSVLKGGGLAQCAHPAQVVALILSDVIGDPLDLIASGPTVQGPVCREEVLVVLERYGLLDSVPPSVKDVLGKLRPGEEVEMNKAGHVLNTVIGSNSIALQHAGRRALELGFCPIVLSPGVCGDVRSVSRLYGLLARFALSHGETPSELGKEVLKLGPEVGVESRDLRLAMQSLEQARSQGRGAVCVLAGGEPTVELTGNGRGGRNQELAMRVGLELRGLQLSLDSPVFLSGGTDGQDGPTEAAGAVTDARLYEDAQKQKLDMSSFLKNNDSFTFFTHLSGGRNLLVPGLTCTNVMDVHILLIPQIAK